The Bombus huntii isolate Logan2020A chromosome 6, iyBomHunt1.1, whole genome shotgun sequence genome window below encodes:
- the LOC126867190 gene encoding uncharacterized protein LOC126867190, translated as MDGGTRARVEEEKALDSSRLRSSARLGFTSSSSAGSPRNARRKRKRRRRQQRRNSNVDDEDELVVVGGGGGGGGKVLDTVNETVDTIPPIKEEQHQPGEQVISSEESTTKQPKNRLSHTNESQRNVTRGGSGSRAAASSLSSGNTLLNRRVASKRSSRRCNANARRNAMTMDLQRLITEVHARPAIWDQKNVNYHNRDVILKMWREIARACEVSTDVAKSKWKHLRDNFRNELKKTYRGKCDGGANEHDSKWVWFKSLFFLRDQMNSRVIGCTLSQNCSAALRSSPEETQIEPQIDILEGHEETQFDDLDGDSCQSLLSNDDGLHQVMPPPKMSKMSKIGKRFESLQKRLRVSQEEEGDDTYHFLMSVRNPLKSLPLDRQMFIRLKIQELVYNEINLQNQQNQTYEVSQDVKPPRTRNASGTAGIGVGLGGGDVGLAAPVAVADTNGGSSGGSGVGGGGGVVGGGVGGGGGDIAAGCVGGGLGGGQTVNNMSNHPASLLHNCTTEGSSNNAFFG; from the exons ATGGACGGCGGCACGCGTGCACGAGTCGAGGAGGAAAAAGCCCTGGATTCGTCTCGCCTGCGATCCTCCGCTCGGCTCGGCTTCACGAGTTCCTCCTCGGCCGGCAGTCCTCGTAACGCCAGGCGTaaaaggaagaggaggagacGACAACAGCGACGAAACAGTAACGTCGACGACGAGGACGAGCTCGTCGTCGtcggtggcggtggcggtggcggtggcaAAGTACTAGACACCGTCAACGAAACTGTCGACACGATCCCACCGATCAAGGAAGAACAACACCAGCCAGGGGAGCAAGTGATTTCCAGCGAGGAATCGACAACAAAGCAACCGAAAAATCGGCTTTCGCACACCAACGAATCTCAACGAAACGTAACTAGAGGAGGAAGCGGCTCGCGCGCGGCTGCATCCTCACTCAGCTCCGGCAACACGCTTCTCAACCGTCGAGTTGCTAGTAAGCGATCGTCCAGGAGATGCAACGCGAACGCGCGTAGGAACGCGATGACGATGGATCTCCAGAGACTGATCACTGAGGTGCACGCTAGGCCCGCGATCTGGGACCAGAAGAACGTCAACTATCACAATCGCGATGTCATTCTAAAGATGTGGCGAGAGATCGCGAGGGCTTGCGAGGTCTCCA CGGACGTCGCAAAATCAAAATGGAAGCACTTACGAGACAATTTCCGCAACGAATTAAAGAAAACTTATAGAGGAAAATGCGATGGTGGCGCTAATGAACATGACTCAAAATGGGTTTGGTTCAAGAGCCTGTTCTTCCTGCGAGATCAAATGAATTCAAGAGTAATCGGGTGCACTCTATCGCAAAATTGCTCGGCGGCCCTTCGATCGTCGCCAGAAGAAACGCAAATCGAACCTCAGATCGATATTTTAGAAGGACACGAGGAAACTCAATTTGACGATTTAGATGGTGATTCTTGTCAATCTTTACTCTCGAACGACGATGGTCTTCATCAAGTTATGCCACCGCCTAAGATGAGTAAGATGAGTAAGATCGGAAAAAGATTCGAATCTCTGCAAAAGAGACTAAGAGTCTcgcaagaagaagaaggagacgATACTTATCATTTTTTGATGAGTGTTCGAAATCCTCTCAAAAGCTTACCGCTCGATAGACAAATGTTTATTAGGTTGAAGATTCAAGAACTCGTCTACAATGAAATCAATTTACAAAATCAACAGAATCAAACGTACGAAGTTTCACAAGACGTAAAACCTCCGAGAACAAGAAATGCTAGCGGAACAGCTGGAATCGGAGTCGGACTAGGAGGTGGCGACGTTGGTCTCGCCGCACCCGTTGCAGTTGCCGATACAAATGGTGGCAGCAGTGGTGGTAGTGGTgttggtggtggtggtggtgttGTTGGTGGTGGTGTTGGTGGTGGTGGCGGCGATATTGCTGCTGGATGCGTTGGAGGTGGATTAGGGGGAGGACAAACCGTTAACAACATGTCTAACCACCCTGCATCGTTACTTCACAATTGCACGACAGAGGGCTCCAGCAACAATGCCTTTTTCggttaa
- the LOC126867191 gene encoding uncharacterized protein LOC126867191 — protein sequence MSDLVGYSHDFLAEFIHLYRSFRCLWQVRYRGYKDKILRNRAYDALVQKLREVNPIADKETVIRKINTLRTAFRREYKKVRNSQKMVQNPRLRYRSSLWYYDILKFVAEQNETSPLDEERDFKNALANPTDLSQEEMMSVQTDVDKIEPPSPVPSPAASSAPAFQPIILETEGSYARRISTSASADPLRRKCHQQPESFQDRQPKDSTCEISPRQFASSVTDDHFETFGRYVAGKLRKSMPRQSIIAEKVIAEVLLRANLGTLEEATCLTEKVPSRCFLVMGDR from the exons ATGTCGGATTTGGTCGGATACTCGCATGATTTTCTCGCGGAATTCATTCACCTCTACCGTAGTTTCCGCTGTTTGTGGCAGGTCAGGTATAGGGGATACAAGGACAAGATACTTCGAAATCGTGCTTATGACGCTCTCGTGCAAAAATTGAGGGAGGTTAATCCGATCGCGGATAAAGAGACTGTCATACGAAAAATCAACACGCTTAGAACCGCGTTCAGAAGGGAATACAAAAAGGTGCGCAATTCGCAAAAGATGGTCCAGAATCCTCGACTACGATACAGATCTTCGTTATGGTACTACGATATTTTAAAGTTCGTAGCGGAACAAAACGAAACGAGTCCACTAGATGAAGAGAGAGACTTTAAGAATGCTTTGGCTAACCCAACGGATCTCTCTCAAGAGGAGATGATG TCTGTGCAAACGGACGTAGACAAGATCGAGCCACCGTCACCTGTACCGTCCCCGGCAGCTAGCTCTGCTCCGGCGTTTCAACCGATCATCCTTGAAACCGAGGGCTCGTACGCCAGAAGAATTTCCACCTCCGCATCGGCCGATCCTCTCAGAAGGAAATGCCATCAACAACCGGAAAGCTTTCAAGATCGTCAGCCGAAGGACTCGACGTGTGAAATCTCTCCGAGACAGTTTGCCAGCTCCGTAACTGACGACCATTTCGAGACGTTTGGTCGTTATGTGGCTGGCAAATTGAGGAAATCGATGCCTCGTCAAAGTATTATCGCCGAGAAAGTAATCGCGGAGGTCCTCTTGAGAGCTAATCTCGGCACCTTGGAAGAAGCTACCTGTCTTACGGAAAAAGTACCTTCTCGTTGCTTCTTAGTAATGGGCGATCGTTGA